The Arabidopsis thaliana chromosome 5, partial sequence genomic interval TGAATGTGGGAGAGGCAATGCATATAATAGTTGATGCTGTAAAAAGCTGTCGTTTCGAGGTAACGGATCCTGCCTCAGAGGAAGTGGTTTTGATGAAGATACTTCAAGTTCTACTGGCTTGTGTAAAGAGTAAGGCGTCTAATGGATTGAGTAATCAAGACATTTGCACCATCGTCAACACTTGTTTGCGTGTTGTTCATCAATCAAGCTCCAAAAGTGAATTGTTGCAGCGTATAGCTCGCCACACAATGCATGAGTTGATTAGATGTATCTTCTCTCAACTTCCTTTTATCAGCCCCTTGGCTAATGAATGTGAATTACATGTCGACAATAAGGTATATCAAATTAATCTTTCCTGCCatcttttttaaatgtttgttgtACATGTTTATGCCCTATAGATAGAAGATTGAACATGcacaaaattgttttgtgCTCTGCTAAGCATGTTGATGAATAACTTGTAAGGTGTATTGTATTGACCATCTTGAAGCTTTCTGATGACTAAGCGTGCAAAAATTAGAAGATTGATCATCTTAAAACTTATGTTGATGACTAAGTTGTAAAGTGTATTGTATTGACCATCTTGTCAAGACTGTTTGCTCTTCACAAATTTCTAACGCTATTCTTTCTTATCTAGGTGGGAACAGTGGACTGGGATCCGAATTCTGGAGAAAAAAGGGTTGAAAATGGAAATATTGCTAGCATATCTGATACTCTCGGCACTGACAAAGATGATCCAAGTTCTGAAATGGTTATTCCAGAGACAGATCTTAgaaatgatgaaaagaaaaccgAGGTCAGCGATGACTTGAATGCTGCTGCAAATGGTGAAAATGCAATGATGGCGCCTTATGGTATACCATGCATGGTagagatttttcatttcttgtgTACCCTGTTGAATGTTGGAGAAAACGGTGAAGTCAATTCCAGATCCAACCCAATAGCGTTTGATGAAGATGTTCCTCTTTTCGCTCTGGGTTTAATTAATTCTGCTATAGAACTTGGAGGGCCTTCTTTCCGTGAGCACCCAAAGCTGTTGACTTTGATTCAGGATGATTTATTCTGTAACTTGATGCAGTTTGGTATGTCCATGAGCCCTCTGATTCTTTCTACAGTTTGCAGCATCGTTCTTAATCTCTACCTGAATCTCCGTACTGAGCTTAAGGTACAGCTTGAAGCTTTCTTTTCATATGTACTTCTGAGGATTGCACAGAGCAAACATGGCTCTTCTTATCAGCAACAGGAGGTTGCTATGGAGGCTCTGGTTGATCTTTGCAGACAACATACTTTCATAGCTGAAGTGTTTGCAAATTTCGATTGTGATATAACTTGCAGTAATGTGTTTGAAGATGTTTCAAACCTGCTATCAAAGAATGCCTTCCCAGTTAATGGGCCTTTATCTGCTATGCATATACTTGCATTGGATGGGTTAATTTCTATGGTTCAGGGAATGGCTGAGAGAGTGGGTGAAGAATTGCCGGCTTCAGATGTTCCTACACATGAAGAACGATATGAAGAATTCTGGACAGTGAGATGTGAGAATTACGGAGATCCTAATTTTTGGGTTCCCTTTGTCCGAAAGGTCAagcatataaagaaaaagctgATGCTTGGGGCTGATCGTTTTAACCGTGATCCTAATAAAGGCTTACAGTATCTTCAAGGGGTGCACTTGTTGCCCGAGAAACTTGATCCAAAGAGTGTGGCATGTTTCTTCAGGTATACATGTGGGTTAGATAAGAATGTTATGGGAGATTTCCTCGGAAATCATGACCAGTTCTGTATTCAGGTGCTTCATGAGTTTGCCAAGACGTTCGACTTCCAGAACATGAATCTTGCTACAGCCCTGCGTCTTTTTGTGGGTACCTTTAAATTGTCTGGCGAGGCACAGAAGATACACAGGGTACTGGAGGCGTTTTCTGAGAGATACTATGAGCAGTCACCACACATACTGATTGATAAAGATGCTGCCTTCGTGTTAGCTTACTCGATTATCTTGCTGAACACAGATCAGCACAACGCCCAGGTGAAAACAAGGATGACTGAAGAAGATTTCATCCGTAACAACAGGACAATAAATGGAGGCGCAGACCTTCCTAGAGAGTACCTATCTGAGATTTATCACTCAATCCGCCACAGTGAGATTCAGATGGACGAAGATAAAGGAACCGGCTTCCAACTGATGACAGCCAGTCGTTGGATTAGTGTGATttacaaatccaaagaaacGAGTCCCTATATCCAATGTGACGCAGCATCCCATCTGGACCGTGACATGTTTTATATCGTGTCTGGTCCCACTATTGCTGCTACATCAGTGGTTTTTGAGCAAGCAGAGCAAGAAGATGTTTTGCGGAGATGTATTGATGGGTTATTGGCCATTGCAAAACTTTCAGCATATTATCATTTGAATAGTGTTTTGGATGATCTGGTCGTGTCTCTCTGCAAATTCACACCCTTCTTCGCCCCATTATCTGCTGATGAAGCTGTTCTTGTTCTAGGAGAAGATGCCAGAGCCAGAATGGCTACTGAAGCTGTTTTCTTGATTGCAAATAAATATGGTGACTATATTAGTGCGGGCTGGAAAAACATACTGGAATGTGTCTTGAGCCTCAACAAACTCCACATTTTACCAGATCATATAGCTAGTGATGCAGCGGATGACCCAGAGCTGTCAACTAGTAACTTGGAGCAAGAAAAACCTTCGGCAAATCCCGTGCCAGTCGTATCACAGTCACAACCCTCAGCGATGCCTCGAAAATCATCTAGTTTTATTGGTCGGTTTCTTCTGTCTTTTGATTCTGAGGAAACAAAGCCATTACCAAGCGAGGAAGAATTGGCAGCTTATAAACACGCTCGTGGGATAGTGAAAGATTGTCATATTGATAGCATATTCTCAGACAGCAAGTTTCTCCAAGCTGAGTCTCTGCAGCAGCTTGTTAACTCTCTTATAAGAGCATCCGGGAAAGATGAAGCTAGTTCGGTCTTTTGCCTGGAGCTTCTGATTGCGGTAACGCTGAACAACCGAGACAGAATCCTACTGATTTGGCCAACAGTTTATGAGCATATCTTGGGTATAGTTCAATTAACATTAACACCATGCACGCTTGTTGAAAAGGCTGTTTTTGGTGTACTGAAGATTTGCCAGAGATTATTACCATACAAGGAAAACCTAACAGATGAACTTCTGAAATCACTCCAACTGGTTCTCAAGCTGAAAGCAAAAGTGGCTGATGCATACTGTGAACGCATTGCACAAGAAGTTGTTCGTCTTGTAAAAGCAAACGCATCTCACGTTAGATCCCGTACTGGTTGGCGAACGATTATATCTCTGCTATCAATCACAGCTCGGCATCCAGAAGCTTCTGAAGCTGGATTCGAAGCCCTCCGGTTTATAATGTCAGAAGGAGCTCACTTGTTACCATCAAACTACGAGCTCTGTTTGGATGCAGCCAGTCACTTTGCTGAATCCCGAGTTGGTGAAGTCGATCGGTCTATCTCAGCAATTGACTTAATGTCAAACTCTGTGTTTTGTCTTGCAAGATGGTCTCAAGAGGCGAAAAACTCGATTGGTGAAACTGATGCTATGATGAAACTAAGTGAAGATATTGGAAAAATGTGGCTCAAACTTGTGAAGAACCTCAAAAAAGTATGTCTTGATCAACGCGACGAAGTGAGAAACCATGCAATCTCAATGCTGCAACGAGCTATAGCCGGTGCAGACGGGATCATGTTACCACAACCTCTATGGTTCCAATGCTTTGATTCCGCAGTCTTCATATTGCTAGACGATGTGCTCACTTTTTCGATCGAGAATTCAAGGAAGACTCTCAAGAAAACAGTGGAAGAAACGCTTGTTCTCGCCACAAAGCTCATGTCAAAAGCTTTTCTGCAATCTCTTCAAGACATCTCACAGCAACCATCATTCTGCAGACTTTGGGTTGGTGTCTTAAACCGTTTGGAAACGTACATGTCAACTGAATTCAGAGGAAAACGCAGCGAGAAAGTCAATGAACTCATCCCGGAACTGCTCAAGAACACATTACTGGTAATGAAGGCGACGGGAGTTTTATTACCAGGTGATGATATCGGAAGTGACAGTTTCTGGCAACTAACGTGGCTTCACGTTAATAAgatctctccttctcttcaaTCTGAAGTTTTCCCTCAAGAGGAGCTTGATCAGTTTCAGAGACGAAACGCGAAGCCTGAGGATCCTCCGGTACCGGGAAATGAGGTCTGAGACGGTTTTGGTGGAATAGAGAAAATTTGTTCTATACAGATGAAAAAGCTTAATCAAggatatcaattttttttttgcagtatagcttttttgtttttaatataggGGGATTATAATACTTTGGAGTCTtgagcttttgttttttttatggaaTGTTATGTTGAAATTATGGGTTTGATTGGAAATATATTTGGAGGCAATTTGGAAACTGCTGCGTCTATTATACAAAGAACTTGAAAAATTCAATGGTactgacaaagaaaaatggtactcatcaaaaccagaaaagaaaagtaaatttttGGTCCAAATCTCACtattttaataacattttttaaaaacaaagaattaagaacaaaaacaaaatgaccTATAAAATTTTGGACTCTAATTCTTGGCTTGTGTGACTTTATTAACAgttaaatattacaaattttcaaactcttaaaaatttaaactttataaaacgttttaaatatttataatttataaactttatgaagttttaaatattataaatatttgttataattttgaatgttataaatttataaacgaAAAGAACTTGAAAAATTCAATGAAAACGAGTAacgacaaagaaaaatgataatcatcaaaaccaaatctcaatattttaataacatttaaagtttttaaaaaacccaaaaaattaACTAGTAGGCCTGGGCATAATACCCGGAACCGAATATCCGAACCGAAAAACCCGAAAAAtaaccaaaccgaacccgAATCCGATTTTTAGAATTACCCGAATGGGTCCTCGACCTTACTACCCGAAAAAACCCGAAccgaacccgaaccgaatCTAATACCCGTGGGTACCCGAATACGAATGTAActtaaatatattagttatatatatatatttgtaatacctcaaataccaaaattaaaattataaatccgattatactagatttttttagtaattcatatatatttggatatatttgggtaaaagtaacaaatgttatagttttcttttagataatttaagtattttggttacatttggttatatttgtataaaaagTAACCAATATATTTACGGGTAATTGGGTATTTCGGGTTGATTTGggtatatatgaataaaaaaaccGAATCTAACCCgaacccaaaaatattttgggtatttttggttatttttacatttttactaaaataaccGAACCGACCCAAACCCGAAccgaaaccgaaccgaattTTTAGAATACTCGAATGGTTCTCAACCTCCTACCCGAATAGACCCAATAcccggaaaaaaaaacgaacccGAACGGGTACCCGAATGCCCACGCCTCAAttaagaacagaaaaagaaaaaaactaactttCAGTGACCTATAAAAGTTTGGGCCCTAGAAGAGTCTTTTCGCAACACCAAAAATGGCAGATCCGCAAGCCCAACAAGGCAGTGGCATTGCCAAAAGATCTGGACAAAAAAAAGGCCAAGTGGTGTACAAAGCCTAGATGTAGGATATAATTACTCAACCGTCGAACATATTTTCCATAGATCATTCATAGACGTACGCATCATCAAATCAATTCATCGTCGTCTTCCACAATTGTCATCACCGATCGATTTTCCGACTCCGACGTACCTCCTCTTCCCCGTTACCTTCTCAGGTCTCAATCTGGCTTTCTCTATTTTTCGCCTAATTCCTCTTTTTCTGATTGTGATTCTGCTTTCTAATTTTGATCCTAATTTTTTGTGCTTATACTCCGGCTAAACTCTTCCATTTGTTCCGATCACCGGAATTTTCGTCACTTATTCGtcatcctttttctcttttgatccgtcaattttacttttctgtcttttttttttctcctttttcccCGTGTTgacatttctttcttctgtacGTGATCTAGTTATCTTAGGGTTTTGGACTGCTATACAAAACAATCaattgattttagttttatcttttgaatcGTTGTAAGAATTTCAATAGCCTAGTCTTGTTGATGGTTTTGGGCTATTGAATCTGTTCTTAAAGTTTCAGCTTAATGTAATCTGTTCTTAATCAGAATTAGGGTTCATCATCATTGTGTGTGTTGCTGATTCTGCAGAGTTTTTAGTAGTCTTCCTTTGGAACAATGAGTGACGTGTTTGATGGATATGAGCGACAATACTGTGAGCTCTCGGCGAGTCTTTCAAAGAAGTGTTCCTCTGCTATTTCGCTTGATGGAGGTAAAATTGTTACTCTAATCTTTTCTAAGATGTGATACTTTTCCTACTCAGGCATTGCCTTACCTTCCTTAAGATTTGAAATAACTAATTCTGGTTTAGCTTATGAATGTAACAATGTACGAATTAGAGATatcttggtttgtgtttttgatgcAGAGTATTGTGCGATTTAGATCCTTTAATTACTACTTCGTTGTAAGGACATAGTATTGGTTTCTGATTACGAAGAGAGCTTGTGATTAGTATTGGTCGCTGATCATCGCCATTTTTTTACACTGGGGATACTtcggtttttgtttgttactgAGAACGATTCTATAGAtagtttggtttgtgtttgatgACTATAAACTTCTTGTCTCCTTCATGTGTTGCTAGGACATAGTAGTGTgcctttcttttgctttctttggAGATTGTGATTAGTAGTGTTCGCTGATCATCgggattgttttttttcccctaGATGAGTATGCTCTGTTGATTGCATAGATAAAAATGCATTGATGATACCTTATTAATTTGCAGAACAAAAGAAGCAGAAGTTGTCTGAAATAAAATCCGGGCTGGAAAATGCAGAAGTATTGGTATGTGATATGCGTAACGTGAAGTTATAGAAGCTTCTCTATTGTccattattcattttgatgCTTCTCTGTCCTTTTCTTCACCAGATTAGGAAAATGGATCTCGAGGCAAGGACCCTTCCACCTAATCTTAAGTCCAGCCTCCTTGTCAAATTAAGAGAATTCAAGTCTGATCTgaacaatttcaaaactgaAGTGAAGAGAATCACATCTGGACAGTTGAACGCTGCTGCTCGTGATGAGTTGCTAGAAGCTGGTATGGCTGACACAAAGACGGTATGTAAAGGACTCGGTAGTattgtttcaattttatcTCATCTCATATCTTTGCTATTAAAACGAcctatgattttctttttttattgaaacGCTGAGATCAGGCTTCAGCTGATCAGAGAGCAAGATTGATGATGTCAACTGAGCGTCTGGGCCGAACCACTGACAGAGTCAAGGACAGTCGTAGAACAATGATGGAGACTGAAGAAATCGGTGTTTCAATCCTCCAAGACTTGCACGGTCAGAGACAGTCTCTCTTACGTGCCCACGAAACGGTATTGTCTCTCTGCAACACATTTACTCCATATTCTCAACGATATTCTGAACAAAGTGACAAAATAAGATGAGAATTAAGGGCTATATCATAAAGAAGactatgttttcttgttttctttatcaacGCTGGATTGATATCGCGCTAACCAAAATTTAGAACTCTGTTGACAGCTTCATGGAGTAGACGATAACATTGGAAAGAGCAAGAAGATCTTGACAGACATGACGAGGAGGATGAACAAGAACAAATGGACCATTGGAGCCATCATCATCGCATTGATTGCCGccattttcatcatcttgtaCTTCAAACTCACCAAGTAAGCCTCTGTAACTAAATCCGACCAAATCAAAGAACAACGGTTGTTTTCGTTTTGTGAGTCTTTGATTTAtcctgtttcttctttttgtgtgaAAAGTTGTTTTGCCACCTTTGTATTCTAAATTTGACCATACATACTTTAAGCAAGTAAAGCTTCGGCCTAAGTGTCACGtatattgtttatattgttCATATCAAATCCAGAACTATACATGGTTAAACATTGAGATTAAAAGCCTCAATTATTTCAAACAATCGAGGTCTACATCTCGCACAATTGTTCATATATTGGATCTAGAACTATACATGATCAAACATTGATATCAATTActagtgtttttttctttcatatttgaaTTTGCTATAATCAGCGACCAAGCTCTCAATAACCCTATGCTTCATGTTATCCACCAAACCGGCCAAAATCTGTAAAGGGccaatcaaaaacataaatcatgTATAAACCCGGAACACAGCATTTTGAGTCTCCAATCGCATATATGAAACAAGACAGTTTCTTACCGCATTGGCCATGTTTCTCCTAACATCTTCTGGTACAAGCGCGAGAACTGAAGGAAGCACGAAGCTAATGGTCGTTTCTAGTCGACCTTTGAGCCTCGTGTGCCTTCCACGCCGGTCTGGGTATAATGCTCCTTTTACTCCAAGAGTGAAATCAGTTGGTTCCATTACTCGGTCAAGCCCTTGAAGCTCCCATTTCGTCTGAAAATCGTAATTCAAAtgttaaatcaataaaaattctGACTAGTGAATTTGTGATTCATGTGGTGgtacaaatataatattaccATGTTGAGCTCAAGAACTTTGGTTATGTGTAGAGGTACGTCTGATGGGTAATCCTGACCGTTGGATTTGCATCTAATCCGCATGACCACCACTGGACACGCAGTGAGGAAGAAAAATTTTATTGGTAACATTTGGATTCTCCATTCTTCCTGCACAATAATTTCATCCGTAAGTAACAAAGcctcaaaaaataaacatagttAAAAAACATGAGGTaaggaaaatcaaaacatgctACTAGCAATGATGTTACATTCCAATAATTCAATGGGGACCTCTTGACAACAagaataatatcaaaatcttaaagAGATTTTACTGGTTTGTGACTTTGTGTatcttgtttcatttctcttatggatatatgtaattttatatataggtttCTAAGAACTTACTAGGACACAACTAAGATTTGTGTATTCTTTTGTAACTACGAAACAATAgaaatttctataaatttatttttaatcctTAATTGAATACAATTGATACTATTGAGGATTATAAAtccttaattattttgttattttcactATCACCAAAATTTGAAAGTCGATGGTcgaaaaactcaaaaagatttatcaatttttcgaatcactaaaaattaaataatcaaatagaATAAACACTTTTAATCACATGCCTTGGAGTAAAAGTAAGTAAAGGAGTCTTGAAGAATGGTACCTCATTAAGCCTATAGTTTTTGGGTTTATCCGGAAACATTGCTTCGAAAACCCTTGATTTGTCTTCCAAATATTCATCAAACAAGGCCTGCAAAGATCGGCAAGAGATTCGATATTAAAACATTCATGTGTGTACACATATACAGACCCTATTATAGAATGAGAAAGAGACCTGAGGAGACTCGTGGAGAGCGATATCGGTTGATATTTTAGAGGAATACTTGGCGGATTTTACAGGTGACAAGTGACACTTCACTCTCCACCGTTTTGATCTAACCTGCCCACAACTTCCGATCATCCCCGGGCATGAATACACCGCAGAGCTTACCGCCATTTCACCAAGATTGGATCTTTGATCTTTCCCACATATCTTTATCTCTCAATCTATCTATACTAAAAGATTGCGTCTTGGTTTCTCTCTATACGTTGAGACTTTTGTGgaagattgagaaagagaCAGTGAATAAAACCGTCACGGTAGAGATTTGGAATATTGGTTTATTTGGTCTTTTACGTCCACGTGGCGTAATTACAAGACGTTACATGTTATCAAAGTCTTGAAATCTATATTTGCTTACTCAGTCTTTTACGCATTCGGTCGTGGATGAGACTGACACAACATCATTCAAAGTTGAAAGGAACTAAAACCCTCACTTTCAGACAGAGGGTTGACAAAGCTTAGGCCTGATTTTTTCATCTCACTCAAATTTCACATCAATTTTTGTCTACATAGTCCAATCTGGTTTAACCATTTCGAGGCGAAAATGTACCTTCAGATTAAAAGTTCATACATCTGTTTTTACATAGAGCTTGGTTTAACTGATTTTCGAACTAAATCCGATAAAAGACCAAATAAACCCAATGCTTAAAAGTTTTAGTTAGGCCACTCTggttttaaatttggtttcacACTAGATCAAAGATTAGTgcaattaacaaaataatttaaatttcaaattattatatttttaacataacaCACAATACTAAACTAAGAAAttataagaataatcaaaacaatatataactttattttcaGCTAAACCAaagaatttggaaaatttgCGCCAACTGAAAAACTAAATGATTTCTTAACTTGACTATATCAATTAAATAACTTACAAGTAGCTTCTTACTGATATATGAACGGATTGAGAACTATACATGGTCAAACAGAGGCAACAAAGATAGAGTTTACTCGATTatctttgtaattttctttcattcttgAACCTGCTATAATCAGAAAGCAAGCTCCCATTAACCTTATGCTTCATATTCTCCACTAAACCGGTCAAAACCTGTAAAAGattcaaatgaaaaaacaCAGAGATCATGTACAATCATGGGATGTGGTAAATAGAGCTTTATGTAACAGTTTTCTAACCGCATTGGCCAAGTTTCTTCGAACATCTTCAGGTACCAACTCAAGAACCGGAGGAAGAACAAAGCTTATGTTCATCTCTAGTTGACCTCTGAGCCTTGTGTGCTTTCCTCTTCGGTCAGGGTACAATGCTCCTTTGACTTCCAAACTGAAATCAGCTGGTTCCATTACTCGGTCAAGCCCTTGAAGCTTCCATCTCATCTGAATAACCATAAATATCCGTTACAAACGTAGCAAATCACAAATACTAACACGGTAATATCAACTTCGTGCCTACTCCTAGTAACAAGTTTGAAgctcaaagaaacaaagaaagagacgTGTGTGTGTTGAATGATTACCATGTTGAGCTCAAGAACTTTGGTTATATCTAAAGGTACATCTGGCGGATAATCTTGACCGTTGGATTTGCATCTTAACCTCATATCTACCACAGGCCACACAGTAAGGAAGAGGAAGTTTATTGGTAACATCTGAATTCTCCATTCTTCCTATACACAAATTCGAttcattcaaattaaaaaagcaagtaaataaaaagaaggacaaaacaaaaataggggcattccgagaattgaactcgggacctctcgcaccctaagcgagaatcataccactagaccaaatgcccATTTTTGAAGACTTATTTTACTCTATATCTAGTTAACTATAACTTCGATAGTACCTCGTTAAGCCTATGACTTCTGGGCTTATCTGGAAACATTGCTTCGAATACTCTTGATTTATCCTCTAAATACTCATCGAACAAAGCCTGAAAAATTCCACAAGATGGTCGAAATCTCAATTaaacccaccaaaaaaaaataaaaacatcgATGCGTAGTAAAGTGAAGAGAAGTAGAACCTGAGGAGACTCGTTGAGAGGAATATCTGTGGAGAGTCTCGATGAATACGTGGCGGGTTTTACGGATGACACTTGGCACATCACTCTCGACCGTAATAGTGATCTCACCTCCGTCGTCACCGGCCGGTGGTAACTTCTGAACATCCCCGACGATAAAACCGAAGACCTCGCCGTCATTTCTCCCATTATCTCTCTCAGATATCAGATCTTTGATCTCTTCAACATATTTCTCTCTCACTAATCTCCAAGTAAAGATTCTTGCTTCGTCAAGACTCTGTGAACAAATTTAGAAGAAGATACAGAGAGAGTAAAGTTGTATAAAGAGAGATTAGGAAGATGATAAGAGATATCAGCCTTTTGGGCTTCTACGTCCACGTGGCATATCACTAGCTTATCCACGCCATCAAGATTTGGAATCTGTAGGGTCTTCTTTGCTTTAGCTCCTTCACCTTCGCATTCGTGGATGAGAATGACACGAAATAAACTTGAAGATCCACTGACAAAAACTTTGTATGTGTTACAACATGGGGACTATCATAACAAATGACCAAACccaaattcttaaatttttagtgAGGCAAGAAGGGTCActtcttaaatttttagtgTTTGTATCTAGTCTTAAAAAGGACTATCTTGTTTTCTATACATGCTTGCAATTTCAATTCAAACTCTACCAATGATcaagttatttttatttaagctTATGATAATAAATTCACTTGCAATTCAAACCATAAAAACCACGACTTTATAGAAAATTGTCTTATTTCATTATAACTTTtcgtttgatattttttctcgttaaaaaaaatttcaatttttttctctttaagaaggtctgagttttttttttgttttttttttttttagaaggTCTGAGTTCTAATATACATAATCATCAAAATAAATGACTACACAACTCAAGACTTCATATCACTCGAGGATTTCAGGCACAACATTAACCCACTCCGTCTTACCACATATCTCATCTGTATGGCGCTTCTCTAACGCAATCTTAGAGAACCCAATTTTATATCCTCTATCGTCTTCATCATACCACTGCTTCCCACATAACTACAAGCAGTGGCGGATCTAGGGAGGAAAACTATATGGGGCACCATATTAgtgaaaaaaatttaaagtaataataaatatggggaaaaaataaacatgaaatCAAATACCAGTGTAAGGGCATCGAACACAGCTTATGGGACATAGAGTAGGGCACTTCTTCCAAATAAGCTAACCAATATTAATGTAATAAGTTGAACAATTAAATACTTATCAAGAATTAGTGTGGGGCACGTGCCCCACCTCCTTACACTGTAGATCCGTCCCTGACTACAAGATTCCCATCATAATTAACTATTCCATCGACAGTCCTCTGATTTAAATAACATGTAGGGTAATCATTAAATTCGTCCAAACCATAGATATTTCTCCACTCTTTACCTTGTGAGTCATACCACCTTAAATACCCCGTGTAAGTGCAAGAGTACATGACATCCTCTATCATACACGAATATAGTATACTAGGACTGATACCTACAAGTGCTTTGTGGATGCAGCATGGAGTGCCACAACAAAGGCTGGACCTTTAAAGGCCCACATGGCAAGGCTCTGCTACTCTATTCGGCCTCGTGGAAGTGTTAATTCAGCATTAGTAACGGAGGCTTTAGCGCTGAGGAGTGCTCTGCAATCTTGCTTCAAAAGGCCGAACTGGAGCATATCACAAGGTTGGAGGTTCACTCGGACTCCCATATGTTGATTCATTCAATCAACTCGAAAACTAGTTTTAAGACCAAGTCCAGCAATGGTTTTTAATGGGTTTCTATAATGGGTTTCTAAGATGAAATGGGcctagataaaaaaaaaacatttaaggATTC includes:
- the GNL1 gene encoding GNOM-like 1 (GNOM-like 1 (GNL1); FUNCTIONS IN: ARF guanyl-nucleotide exchange factor activity; INVOLVED IN: ER body organization; LOCATED IN: intracellular; EXPRESSED IN: 23 plant structures; EXPRESSED DURING: 13 growth stages; CONTAINS InterPro DOMAIN/s: SEC7-like (InterPro:IPR000904); BEST Arabidopsis thaliana protein match is: sec7 domain-containing protein (TAIR:AT1G13980.2); Has 2885 Blast hits to 2457 proteins in 243 species: Archae - 0; Bacteria - 32; Metazoa - 1491; Fungi - 682; Plants - 262; Viruses - 0; Other Eukaryotes - 418 (source: NCBI BLink).), translating into MGYQNHPSGSNSFHGEFKRCHSKPSKGAVASMINSEIGAVLAVMRRNVRWGVRYIADDDQLEHSLIHSLKELRKQIFSWQSNWQYVDPRLYIQPFLDVILSDETGAPITGVALSSVYKILTLEVFTLETVNVGEAMHIIVDAVKSCRFEVTDPASEEVVLMKILQVLLACVKSKASNGLSNQDICTIVNTCLRVVHQSSSKSELLQRIARHTMHELIRCIFSQLPFISPLANECELHVDNKVGTVDWDPNSGEKRVENGNIASISDTLGTDKDDPSSEMVIPETDLRNDEKKTEVSDDLNAAANGENAMMAPYGIPCMVEIFHFLCTLLNVGENGEVNSRSNPIAFDEDVPLFALGLINSAIELGGPSFREHPKLLTLIQDDLFCNLMQFGMSMSPLILSTVCSIVLNLYLNLRTELKVQLEAFFSYVLLRIAQSKHGSSYQQQEVAMEALVDLCRQHTFIAEVFANFDCDITCSNVFEDVSNLLSKNAFPVNGPLSAMHILALDGLISMVQGMAERVGEELPASDVPTHEERYEEFWTVRCENYGDPNFWVPFVRKVKHIKKKLMLGADRFNRDPNKGLQYLQGVHLLPEKLDPKSVACFFRYTCGLDKNVMGDFLGNHDQFCIQVLHEFAKTFDFQNMNLATALRLFVGTFKLSGEAQKIHRVLEAFSERYYEQSPHILIDKDAAFVLAYSIILLNTDQHNAQVKTRMTEEDFIRNNRTINGGADLPREYLSEIYHSIRHSEIQMDEDKGTGFQLMTASRWISVIYKSKETSPYIQCDAASHLDRDMFYIVSGPTIAATSVVFEQAEQEDVLRRCIDGLLAIAKLSAYYHLNSVLDDLVVSLCKFTPFFAPLSADEAVLVLGEDARARMATEAVFLIANKYGDYISAGWKNILECVLSLNKLHILPDHIASDAADDPELSTSNLEQEKPSANPVPVVSQSQPSAMPRKSSSFIGRFLLSFDSEETKPLPSEEELAAYKHARGIVKDCHIDSIFSDSKFLQAESLQQLVNSLIRASGKDEASSVFCLELLIAVTLNNRDRILLIWPTVYEHILGIVQLTLTPCTLVEKAVFGVLKICQRLLPYKENLTDELLKSLQLVLKLKAKVADAYCERIAQEVVRLVKANASHVRSRTGWRTIISLLSITARHPEASEAGFEALRFIMSEGAHLLPSNYELCLDAASHFAESRVGEVDRSISAIDLMSNSVFCLARWSQEAKNSIGETDAMMKLSEDIGKMWLKLVKNLKKVCLDQRDEVRNHAISMLQRAIAGADGIMLPQPLWFQCFDSAVFILLDDVLTFSIENSRKTLKKTVEETLVLATKLMSKAFLQSLQDISQQPSFCRLWVGVLNRLETYMSTEFRGKRSEKVNELIPELLKNTLLVMKATGVLLPGDDIGSDSFWQLTWLHVNKISPSLQSEVFPQEELDQFQRRNAKPEDPPVPGNEV